AACCAGCGCGTCATGGCCGGCGCGCTTCTGCTGCTGGTGATGAACTTCATCGGCATGGGCGTTGGACCGACCTATGTGGGCGCCGCCAGCGACTTCTTCCGCGCGGCTCACCCGGACAACTCGCTCCAGATCGCGCTCTACACCCTAATCCCCGTGTATCTGGCGGCCATCGGCCTGTTCCTGGGGCTGGCGCGGGTGCTGGGCCGCGACACCTCACGCGCGGGAGGCGCACAATGATCCCGAAGATCGTCGCGTTGGGAATGGCGCTAGCCCTGCTGACCGGTGCGTCCGCATCCGCCGAAACGCCGCCCGTGGTGACTGCACCCGCCGGCGCCGTGCGTGGCGTGGTCGAAGGCGAGATCGCCAGCTTCAAGGGCATCCCTTACGCCGCGCCTCCGGTGGGAGAGATGCGCTGGCGACCGCCCGCACCCGCCAGAGCCTGGAACGGCGAACGTGACGCCACCCGCTACGGCGCCGCCTGCGTGCAGCCGACTCCTGGTGCGCCGTCCATCTATTCAGCCGATCTGGGACGAACCAGCGAGGATTGTCTCACCCTTAACGTTTGGACGCCTTCAGCTACGGGGAAGGCTCCCGTCATGGTGTGGATCCATGGCGGCGCGCTGGTCACCGGATCGAGCAAGGAGACGCTGTACGACGGTGCGCGGCTCGCGCGCGAAGGCGTGGTTGTGGTGTCGATCAACTATCGGCTGGGCGTGCTCGGCTGGTTGTCTCACCCCGACCTGAGCGCCGAGAGCCCTGCGAGCGTCTCCGGCAACTACGGCTTGATGGATCAGGTCAGCGCGCTCCAGTGGGTCAAGCAGAACATCGCGAGCTTTGGCGGCGATCCGGAAAACGTCACAATCGCCGGCGAGTCAGCGGGCGGCCTGAGCGTCCTCTATCTGATGAGTTCACCGCTGGCGCGTGGGCTGTTCGATCGGGCCGTCGCTCAAAGCGCTTACATGATCTCCACGCCCGAGCTTAAGGAGGCGCGCCACGGCGCCCCGGCCGCTGAGGCGGCCGGCGCCACGCTCGCGCGCACACTTCAGGCGCCGAGTCTGAGGGCCTTGCGCGGTTTGGACGCTCAAGAGTTGACGGATCGGGCTGCGCTCGGCGGCTTCGCCACCTTTGGCGTGATCGACGGCGTGGTTCTGCCGCGACAGATCGTTGATGTATTCGATCGTGGCGAACAGGCCAAGGTCCCGGTTCTGGCCGGCTTCAACAGCGGCGAGATCCGCTCTCTCCGCATACTGGCTCCGCCTGTGCCAGGCAGCACCGCAGAATACGAGCGCGTCATACGGGAGCGCTACGGCGATCTGGCGGAGGAGTTCCTGCGCCTGTATCCCTCGTCGGAGATGGAGGAGAGCATACTCGCCACCACACGGGACGCGCTTTATGGTTGGACTTCCGAGCGCCTCGTCCGCTCCCAAACAGCAGCAGGCCAGTCCTCCTTCCTCTACCTGTTCGATCATGGCTACCCGGCCGCCGACGCCGCCGGTCTGCGCGCTTTTCACGCCAGCGAACTGCCCTTCATGTTCGGCAACCTGCAAAGGACTCCGCCCCGCTGGCCTGCGATCTCAAGCGCCCAGAAAGAGGCGCACCTAAGTGATGCGATGATCGCCTACTGGACCAGTTTCATGCGCAGCGGGGCTCCAGAGGCGGAAGGGTATCCCACATGGGCATCCTATGGAGTCGGCGAAGCGTTTATGACTTTCCGCGACAGCCCGGTCCCGGAGAAAGACTTGTCCCCGGGCATGTTCGAACTTCACGACGCTACGGTGGAGCGTCGCCGCGCGACTGGAGATCAGCCGTGGAACTGGAACACGGGATTGGCTTCTCCGGCCCTTTCGAAGTCGGCCTCCCATTAGCCCTGTGCTGCGCTCGAGAGCGTCAGGGTGCGAGGCGACAGGGAGCTAGGAACATCCGGTCCTGCTTCGCCGATGATCTTACAGACGCAGGGCGTCTCCTTGACCGCCTTCGCAGATCAGGGTGGGGAAGACGCCGGGGCCGGGATTGCTTCACGTCAACAGTTGCGGCGTCCGGCAGACCTCCATGGTCATGCCTGAAACGTCTGCTTCTCAGTTGGCCGGCAACGTCGCTTCTCGGACTCCAAGCCGACATTCACTCAGCGCCGAAAACACGACATTCAACCAAGCTGTCTAAGACTGCGAACGTCCGCTTTGTCGATTGCCTCTCCTTCCCGCAAGCAGACCTAGCCAGCGGGTAAGGTCGAGGGTGATTTCCCAGCCTGTCGGAATCTCAACGGCGCGGGAGACACCGGTACCCAATACCAAGGCATGTACACCCCGGTTCGCAAACATTGAGAAGGCTAGAGCGGTCGCATGGGTCATGATCGCCCGCCCTCAACTCAAGTCAAAGGCCCGGGGCTCACCGACGTTGATCGAGTCGATAAGCGTGTGCAGAGGACTTATAGGGTCGTCTAGCATCGACAGGAGTAAGCTGATCATCCAGCCGGGGCGCTGACGCAGATCCTCGATCTCAAACCGCGGCAACGCCTCGATAACGCCCTGCAGCCGCTCGTCGCCGTTGAGCCTTCGGCCGAAGAGATGCGCGACAATGCGCGGCAGCAGGGAAAACAGCACGACGTTGTGACCAACGCGAAGACGCTGCGCCATCGGACTGACCGTGCATCGTGTCTCATCCATCTTGACGCGCGGCCCGCCACTCGCTCGGGCAGCGTCGGCAAACGCGTGCAGCCAGCTTGCCTCGCGGGGAAAGCCGGCAGTCGCGAAGTTAAGCGTGGGGTTTTCA
The genomic region above belongs to Brevundimonas sp. PAMC22021 and contains:
- a CDS encoding carboxylesterase/lipase family protein, giving the protein MIPKIVALGMALALLTGASASAETPPVVTAPAGAVRGVVEGEIASFKGIPYAAPPVGEMRWRPPAPARAWNGERDATRYGAACVQPTPGAPSIYSADLGRTSEDCLTLNVWTPSATGKAPVMVWIHGGALVTGSSKETLYDGARLAREGVVVVSINYRLGVLGWLSHPDLSAESPASVSGNYGLMDQVSALQWVKQNIASFGGDPENVTIAGESAGGLSVLYLMSSPLARGLFDRAVAQSAYMISTPELKEARHGAPAAEAAGATLARTLQAPSLRALRGLDAQELTDRAALGGFATFGVIDGVVLPRQIVDVFDRGEQAKVPVLAGFNSGEIRSLRILAPPVPGSTAEYERVIRERYGDLAEEFLRLYPSSEMEESILATTRDALYGWTSERLVRSQTAAGQSSFLYLFDHGYPAADAAGLRAFHASELPFMFGNLQRTPPRWPAISSAQKEAHLSDAMIAYWTSFMRSGAPEAEGYPTWASYGVGEAFMTFRDSPVPEKDLSPGMFELHDATVERRRATGDQPWNWNTGLASPALSKSASH